One segment of Mycobacteriales bacterium DNA contains the following:
- a CDS encoding TPM domain-containing protein: MRRTITALAAAAAVILLGPAAALAAPTPATTALAAPTPATTALAAPTPAATAPPGATAYPAPAVCVDTTSTLPAATCARITSVLDADEKASPEKDQTAVALVPTTGDASIEDWSTGLFNAWGVGQKTENNGVLLVIALDDHRLRIATGDGLRSRLPDGQASEIIGGTITPLLKQGRTEDAVLAGLDGIRTALGHDVLTTPLAAPGTTDGLDADPLFGDQTTEAVDGDGGSGNAAWLWILLLVGIAVVGWVMSLARRSGHTDGTDDDSYRRRRSYRSFGSFGSSSSSSHHSSSSSHHSSGSFGGGHSSGGGSSSSW, translated from the coding sequence GTGCGCCGCACGATCACCGCGCTCGCCGCCGCAGCCGCCGTCATCCTGCTCGGGCCGGCCGCGGCCCTGGCCGCGCCGACGCCGGCAACGACGGCCCTGGCCGCGCCGACGCCGGCCACGACGGCCCTGGCCGCGCCGACGCCGGCCGCGACCGCTCCGCCCGGAGCCACGGCGTACCCGGCCCCTGCGGTCTGTGTCGACACCACCTCGACGCTGCCGGCCGCGACCTGCGCCCGGATCACCTCGGTCCTGGACGCCGACGAGAAGGCCAGCCCGGAGAAGGACCAGACAGCGGTCGCGCTGGTGCCGACCACCGGCGACGCCTCGATCGAGGACTGGTCGACCGGGCTGTTCAACGCCTGGGGCGTCGGCCAGAAGACCGAGAACAACGGCGTGCTGCTGGTGATCGCGCTGGACGACCACCGGCTGCGCATCGCGACCGGCGACGGCCTGCGCAGCCGGCTGCCGGACGGGCAGGCCAGCGAGATCATCGGCGGCACGATCACCCCGCTGCTCAAGCAGGGCCGGACCGAGGACGCCGTGCTGGCCGGGCTGGACGGGATCCGGACCGCGCTCGGGCACGACGTGCTCACCACCCCGCTGGCCGCGCCCGGGACCACCGACGGGCTGGACGCCGACCCGTTGTTCGGCGACCAGACCACGGAGGCCGTCGACGGCGACGGCGGCTCCGGCAATGCCGCCTGGCTCTGGATCCTGCTGCTGGTCGGGATCGCGGTGGTCGGCTGGGTGATGTCGCTGGCCCGCAGGTCCGGCCACACCGACGGCACCGACGACGACTCCTATCGGCGGCGGCGCTCGTACCGGTCCTTCGGCTCGTTCGGGTCGTCGAGCTCGTCCTCGCACCACAGCTC